From Zingiber officinale cultivar Zhangliang chromosome 5B, Zo_v1.1, whole genome shotgun sequence, the proteins below share one genomic window:
- the LOC121984231 gene encoding peroxidase P7-like, whose protein sequence is MPSVGTAAVALFLLVIASTAGAQLSHKYYSTTCPGLQPLVRRIIDQALSQDPTLGAALLRLFFHDCFVNGCDASVLLDDTATFAGEKNAAPNMNSLRGFQVIDAIKSSVEAKCRQTVSCADILALAARDSVAALGGPYWAVYLGRRDSRTASQREAVANLPPPGASLSTMVSSFGAKGLAAWDTIALSGAHTIGQARCANFRQHIYNDTDVDPGFAGVRQLACPASGGDSITAPLDVQTPMVFDNDYYRNLVARKGLLHSDQQLFNGGQYDYLVSLYSTNQTAFFDDFATAMVKMGDMSPLTGSVGEIRTNCRRWN, encoded by the exons ATGCCGTCAGTGGGCACTGCCGCCGTCGCCTTGTTCCTTCTCGTAATCGCCTCCACCGCCGGCGCCCAACTCTCCCACAAATACTACTCCACCACTTGCCCCGGCCTGCAGCCTCTCGTCCGCCGTATCATTGACCAGGCCCTCTCGCAGGATCCAACATTGGGCGCCGCTCTTCTTCGTCTCTTCTTCCATGATTGCTTCGTAAAT ggctGCGACGCATCGGTGCTGCTCGACGACACCGCGACCTTCGCCGGGGAGAAGAACGCCGCCCCCAACATGAACTCCCTCCGCGGCTTCCAAGTCATCGACGCCATCAAATCCAGCGTCGAAGCAAAGTGTAGGCAAACTGTGTCTTGCGCCGACATCCTCGCCCTCGCAGCTAGGGACAGCGTTGCCGCG CTTGGAGGTCCATACTGGGCGGTGTACCTGGGCCGGAGGGACTCCCGGACGGCGAGCCAGAGAGAGGCGGTGGCCAATTTGCCGCCGCCGGGCGCCAGCCTGTCGACCATGGTGTCGTCCTTCGGGGCGAAGGGGCTGGCGGCGTGGGACACGATCGCGCTCTCCGGCGCACACACCATCGGACAGGCGCGCTGCGCCAACTTCCGGCAGCACATCTACAACGACACCGACGTCGACCCGGGTTTCGCCGGGGTCCGACAGCTGGCCTGCCCGGCTTCTGGTGGAGACTCCATAACGGCTCCGCTGGACGTGCAGACGCCAATGGTCTTCGACAACGATTACTACCGGAACCTGGTGGCGCGCAAGGGGCTGCTGCACTCCGACCAGCAGCTTTTCAACGGTGGCCAGTACGACTACTTGGTGTCGCTCTACAGCACCAACCAGACAGCTTTCTTCGACGACTTCGCCACCGCCATGGTCAAGATGGGGGACATGAGCCCGCTCACGGGTTCCGTCGGGGAGATCAGGACGAATTGCAGGAGGTGGAACTGA